A section of the Prevotella melaninogenica genome encodes:
- a CDS encoding vWA domain-containing protein codes for MEFANSAYFLLLLLLIPYILWYFLRGKGKEPTMRMSDTFAYQHAPRNWKVKMIHLPMALRCIVYALVVIVLARPQTYNAWDNKDTEGIDIMLTMDISASMLTEDVFPNRMEVAKEVASEFISSRPSDNIGLTIFAGEAFTQCPMTLDHAALLNLLHNVRTDLVTSGLMQDGTAIGMGLANSVSRLKDSKAKSKVVILLTDGSNNVGSISPMTAATIAKKFGIRVYTIGLGRETGEDIGAIDYKTLQDIAVLTNGEFYRAQSQAELSKIYRDIDKLEKTKMSIKSYDHLHEAYMPFAWLALLLFCLELMLRWTVFRRLP; via the coding sequence ATGGAATTTGCCAATAGTGCATATTTCCTTTTACTGCTTTTGTTGATACCATATATATTGTGGTATTTCCTTCGCGGTAAAGGTAAAGAACCAACCATGAGGATGAGCGATACATTCGCTTATCAACATGCTCCCAGAAATTGGAAGGTGAAAATGATTCATCTCCCTATGGCTTTGCGTTGTATAGTTTACGCATTAGTAGTCATTGTTTTGGCACGTCCACAAACTTATAATGCTTGGGATAATAAAGATACTGAGGGTATTGACATCATGCTGACAATGGATATTTCAGCAAGTATGTTGACAGAGGATGTTTTCCCTAATCGTATGGAAGTTGCAAAGGAGGTTGCGTCTGAATTTATCAGTAGTCGTCCAAGTGATAACATTGGACTTACCATATTCGCAGGTGAAGCCTTTACACAGTGTCCAATGACCCTTGATCATGCAGCGTTGTTGAATCTTCTTCATAATGTTCGTACAGATTTGGTTACAAGTGGATTGATGCAAGATGGTACTGCTATCGGTATGGGATTAGCTAACTCTGTTAGTCGCTTGAAAGATTCTAAAGCTAAGAGTAAGGTTGTTATTCTGTTAACCGATGGTAGTAATAATGTTGGTTCTATTTCTCCAATGACAGCTGCTACCATAGCAAAGAAGTTTGGTATCAGAGTTTATACTATAGGTTTGGGAAGAGAGACAGGAGAAGATATAGGTGCCATTGATTATAAGACATTGCAAGATATTGCTGTGTTAACGAATGGTGAATTTTATAGAGCACAGAGTCAAGCTGAATTATCAAAGATTTATCGAGATATTGATAAACTTGAGAAAACAAAGATGAGTATCAAGTCATACGACCATCTACATGAGGCTTATATGCCTTTTGCTTGGTTGGCCTTATTACTCTTCTGTTTGGAGTTAATGCTTCGTTGGACCGTTTTTAGACGATTGCCATAA
- a CDS encoding DUF4381 domain-containing protein translates to MRKYIVIFILLILAVVSHAQVQVTASVDSTKILIGGRSHYFITVYAPKGTKISFPEFNNKKEIVPDVEVLSARSDTADANGKIRIRRIYTITAWDAKRYTLPAQNVIIGGETKMTGNVALDVQAVPVDTVKSTPMPPDDIQKVPFSWGEWVPVISVIVLALILVCIAFYLYKTLHRKKHGWTPKKTRVLSFYEQAKHDLSEIAANKMSYKEQKAYYTDVTNVLRKYISQRFNINALEMISHEILESINDVCDVSELRVVFNTADLVKFAKYSTDANDMDYYLDSITRFIDSTKVEEPIEVIEESKEEIKDTRSHKTLKIIIGLLIVTSVALLLYAASEAYALLM, encoded by the coding sequence ATGAGAAAATATATTGTTATATTTATATTGCTTATCCTGGCAGTTGTAAGCCATGCACAAGTACAGGTAACGGCAAGTGTGGATTCTACCAAGATATTGATAGGTGGGCGTTCACACTATTTCATTACTGTATATGCACCTAAAGGGACGAAGATTTCTTTTCCTGAATTTAATAATAAAAAAGAGATAGTTCCAGATGTAGAAGTACTTAGTGCTCGGTCTGACACAGCTGATGCAAATGGCAAGATAAGAATTAGACGTATATATACCATAACTGCTTGGGATGCAAAACGTTACACTCTTCCTGCGCAGAATGTTATTATTGGTGGTGAAACTAAGATGACAGGTAATGTTGCTCTGGATGTCCAGGCTGTTCCTGTTGATACTGTGAAAAGTACTCCGATGCCACCAGATGATATTCAAAAGGTCCCTTTCTCATGGGGGGAATGGGTTCCTGTAATTTCAGTAATTGTACTTGCACTTATACTTGTCTGTATTGCTTTCTATCTTTATAAAACTCTCCACCGTAAGAAACATGGTTGGACGCCAAAGAAGACTCGCGTGCTTTCATTCTATGAACAGGCAAAGCATGACCTTTCTGAAATAGCTGCTAACAAGATGTCATATAAAGAGCAGAAAGCCTATTATACAGATGTGACAAATGTACTAAGAAAATATATCTCACAGCGTTTCAATATCAATGCATTGGAAATGATCTCTCACGAGATATTAGAAAGCATTAATGATGTATGTGATGTTTCTGAATTAAGAGTAGTATTTAATACAGCTGACCTTGTAAAATTCGCTAAATATTCAACTGATGCGAATGACATGGATTATTATCTTGATAGTATTACTCGCTTTATAGATAGCACAAAGGTTGAAGAGCCAATAGAGGTTATTGAAGAATCAAAAGAGGAAATAAAAGATACTCGTTCACATAAGACATTAAAGATAATTATCGGATTACTTATAGTGACGTCTGTAGCTTTACTTCTTTACGCTGCGTCTGAAGCCTATGCGCTTTTGATGTAA
- a CDS encoding DUF58 domain-containing protein produces MDTTELLKKVRKIEIKTLGLSQNIFAGQYHSAFKGRGMVFSEVREYQYGDDVRDIDWNVTGRFHRPYVKVFEEERELTVMLLIDVSGSLDFGTSGQLKRECATEIAATLAFSAIQNNDKIGVIFFSDHIEKYIAPKKGRKHILYLIREMLTFTPNSKRTEVGVSLEYLNKVMKRRCTAFIISDFYTRKDFSQELRIANKKHDVVAIQVYDPRAKEMPDVGLMKVVDAETGHEMYIDTHDARLRKVHNKYWEEREMRLHEMLSQSHVDSVAIATDDDYVKMLMTLFSKRNR; encoded by the coding sequence ATGGATACTACTGAATTACTAAAGAAAGTCCGTAAGATAGAAATTAAGACCTTAGGACTGAGCCAAAATATCTTTGCTGGGCAGTATCACTCTGCCTTCAAGGGTCGTGGTATGGTTTTTTCAGAGGTCAGAGAGTATCAGTATGGTGATGATGTTAGAGATATAGATTGGAATGTAACTGGTCGCTTTCATCGCCCTTATGTGAAGGTCTTTGAAGAGGAACGTGAATTGACAGTGATGTTGCTTATTGATGTTAGTGGATCTCTTGATTTTGGTACTTCTGGTCAGTTAAAACGAGAATGTGCAACAGAGATAGCTGCAACATTGGCTTTCTCTGCCATTCAAAATAATGACAAGATAGGCGTTATATTTTTCTCAGACCATATAGAGAAGTATATTGCACCAAAGAAAGGACGTAAGCATATTCTCTATCTTATTCGAGAGATGCTTACTTTTACTCCGAATAGCAAAAGGACAGAAGTTGGCGTAAGTCTTGAATACCTTAATAAGGTAATGAAGCGTCGATGCACAGCCTTCATAATCAGTGATTTCTATACTCGTAAGGATTTTAGTCAAGAACTACGAATAGCTAATAAAAAGCACGATGTTGTTGCAATTCAAGTTTATGATCCTCGAGCAAAAGAAATGCCTGATGTTGGTTTAATGAAGGTTGTAGATGCTGAGACTGGGCATGAAATGTATATTGATACACATGATGCTCGTTTGCGTAAAGTACATAATAAATATTGGGAGGAGCGCGAAATGCGTCTACATGAAATGCTAAGTCAGAGTCATGTAGATAGTGTGGCTATAGCAACGGATGACGACTATGTAAAGATGTTGATGACGTTGTTTTCAAAGAGGAACCGATGA
- a CDS encoding AAA family ATPase yields the protein MAESIDIRELNERIERQSSFVTNLTTGMNQVIVGQRHLIDSLLISLLSDGHILLEGVPGLAKTLAIKTLSQLVDARYSRIQFTPDLLPADVIGTQIYSQKDEAFHVKKGPVFANFVLADEINRAPAKVQSALLEAMQEHQVTIGDSTFTLPDPFLVLATQNPIEQEGTYMLPEAQVDRFMLKVVIDYPTLEEEKLVIRENLQETMPVVHPVISANEILEARRVVKDVYIDDKILQYIADIVFATRYPERYQLPELKQMITFGGSPRASINLAKASRAYAFIKHRGYVVPEDVRAVAHDVLRHRIGLSYEAEATDLTTEKIISEIINKVQVP from the coding sequence ATGGCAGAATCTATTGATATTAGAGAGTTGAACGAGCGGATAGAAAGACAGAGTTCTTTTGTTACCAACCTTACAACAGGTATGAATCAGGTTATCGTTGGTCAAAGACACCTAATAGACTCATTACTTATTTCATTGCTCAGTGATGGTCATATTCTACTTGAGGGTGTGCCTGGGTTGGCAAAAACCCTTGCTATAAAGACTCTATCACAGCTTGTTGATGCTCGTTATAGTCGTATTCAGTTTACTCCTGATCTTTTGCCAGCTGATGTTATTGGTACACAGATTTATTCGCAGAAGGATGAAGCGTTTCATGTAAAGAAAGGTCCTGTATTTGCTAATTTTGTACTTGCAGATGAAATTAACCGTGCTCCAGCAAAGGTTCAGAGTGCATTGTTGGAAGCTATGCAGGAACATCAAGTGACAATTGGTGATTCAACGTTTACACTCCCAGATCCATTCCTCGTATTGGCTACTCAGAACCCAATAGAGCAGGAGGGTACTTATATGCTTCCCGAGGCACAGGTTGACCGTTTTATGCTGAAGGTTGTTATTGATTATCCAACCTTAGAGGAAGAGAAACTTGTTATTCGTGAGAATCTTCAAGAAACCATGCCAGTTGTACATCCTGTTATTAGTGCTAATGAAATTCTTGAAGCACGTCGCGTTGTTAAGGATGTATATATTGATGATAAAATCCTGCAATATATTGCTGATATTGTTTTTGCTACGCGCTATCCAGAGCGTTATCAATTACCAGAATTGAAGCAAATGATAACTTTTGGTGGTAGTCCACGTGCAAGTATCAATCTTGCTAAGGCAAGTCGTGCATACGCCTTTATTAAACATCGCGGTTATGTTGTTCCTGAAGATGTTCGTGCAGTTGCACATGACGTACTTCGTCATAGAATTGGCTTATCATACGAAGCAGAAGCAACTGACCTTACAACAGAGAAGATTATCAGCGAGATTATCAATAAAGTTCAGGTGCCTTAA
- a CDS encoding HU family DNA-binding protein, whose translation MAKTAIQQIISALAKQYNLSAAEAAAFVDAFFDIVSSELKNGNQVKIKGLGTFKVQSVKPRESVNVNTGERVLIEGHDKISFTPDAVMKELVNKPFSQFETVVINDGVDTEELERVPVEESSDEVKSEIVNDFTPEKTLDQEKTTVVKEEKIEVEVTKEDVIENSSAKASAVDVDDSLIENSLPIDVIEEPSSNVEEILETEEKTSVLEEYNKEVEKVIVETESKVEPTVESEVETVTDVKADTKVEEDTIEVDVKPVQAVSNVLEKQEEPLREENIEKIELSKTSESTNISEDENNDVEGSENGLLKKVALIAFIIIICLGIFLWARMGSSNSRKNTKEVAEQVNNSDNHTSLGTKTVSADTTATKVHKAPKKKETAKVDSFMALNSDPRIRYGAYNIIGIDRIVVLKKGETMEKYSRKTLGADMVGYFQVLNGRKTMQAGDTMKVPKVELRPEYRK comes from the coding sequence ATGGCTAAGACTGCAATACAACAGATAATAAGTGCATTAGCTAAACAGTATAATCTGTCAGCAGCAGAAGCGGCAGCTTTTGTTGATGCCTTTTTTGATATAGTAAGTTCTGAACTTAAAAATGGTAATCAAGTAAAAATTAAGGGACTTGGTACTTTTAAGGTTCAATCTGTAAAACCTCGTGAGAGTGTTAATGTTAATACGGGTGAACGTGTGCTTATTGAAGGACATGACAAGATAAGTTTTACTCCAGATGCTGTGATGAAGGAACTTGTAAATAAACCTTTCTCACAATTTGAAACTGTTGTAATCAATGATGGTGTTGATACAGAGGAGTTAGAGCGTGTTCCTGTTGAGGAAAGTTCTGATGAAGTTAAGTCAGAAATTGTCAATGATTTTACTCCTGAAAAAACTTTAGACCAAGAGAAAACTACTGTTGTCAAGGAAGAGAAAATAGAGGTAGAAGTTACTAAAGAAGACGTAATTGAGAATAGTTCGGCAAAAGCATCTGCTGTCGACGTTGATGATAGTCTTATTGAAAATAGCTTGCCTATCGATGTAATCGAAGAGCCTTCTTCAAATGTAGAAGAAATATTAGAAACAGAAGAAAAAACTTCTGTTCTCGAAGAGTATAATAAGGAAGTAGAAAAGGTTATTGTAGAAACTGAGTCAAAGGTTGAACCAACGGTTGAATCAGAAGTTGAAACAGTTACTGATGTAAAGGCTGATACAAAGGTAGAAGAGGATACTATAGAAGTCGATGTTAAGCCAGTGCAAGCCGTATCAAATGTTTTAGAGAAGCAAGAAGAACCTTTACGCGAAGAGAATATAGAGAAAATAGAATTGTCAAAGACTTCAGAGTCTACAAATATTTCTGAAGATGAAAATAATGATGTAGAAGGTTCTGAAAATGGTTTGTTGAAGAAGGTTGCGTTAATTGCATTTATTATTATAATATGCCTTGGTATTTTTCTTTGGGCACGAATGGGTAGCTCAAACTCACGGAAGAATACAAAAGAAGTCGCTGAGCAAGTGAATAATTCTGATAACCATACTTCCCTTGGAACAAAGACGGTTTCTGCAGATACTACAGCAACAAAAGTTCATAAAGCACCTAAAAAGAAAGAAACGGCTAAAGTTGATTCTTTTATGGCTTTAAATAGTGATCCTCGTATCCGTTATGGTGCTTATAATATTATAGGCATTGACCGCATTGTTGTGCTAAAGAAAGGTGAGACGATGGAGAAATACAGTCGAAAGACACTTGGTGCCGACATGGTTGGATATTTCCAGGTTCTTAATGGTCGTAAGACAATGCAAGCAGGTGACACAATGAAAGTTCCAAAGGTTGAATTAAGACCAGAGTATAGAAAGTAA
- a CDS encoding HU family DNA-binding protein, translated as MNNKEFIAALAAKTGYTQDESQKMVKTVVDLMGKSFETGDPVPVVGFGTFEVKKRLERVMVNPSTGLRMLVPPKLVLNFKPAATIKGHVRKGGQENG; from the coding sequence ATGAATAATAAAGAATTCATTGCAGCATTAGCAGCAAAAACTGGATACACGCAGGATGAAAGCCAAAAGATGGTGAAGACTGTTGTAGACTTGATGGGGAAATCCTTTGAAACGGGTGACCCTGTACCAGTTGTTGGTTTTGGAACGTTTGAGGTTAAAAAACGTTTGGAACGTGTGATGGTTAATCCTTCAACAGGTTTGCGTATGCTGGTTCCTCCAAAGTTGGTTCTTAATTTCAAGCCTGCTGCAACAATAAAAGGACATGTAAGAAAGGGAGGACAGGAAAATGGCTAA
- the rimO gene encoding 30S ribosomal protein S12 methylthiotransferase RimO, with translation MKKNQIDIVTMGCSKNLVDSELIMKQFEGNGFHCTHDAKRPQGEIAVINTCGFIEAAKEESINTILEFINRKKNGQLNKLYVMGCLSQRYKDELEAELPEVDKFYGKFNYKELLKELGKADVPACNGVRHLTTPRHYAYVKIAEGCDRHCAYCAIPLITGRHRSRPVEDVLDEVRGLVVQGVKEFQIIEQELTYYGVDLDGKHHITELISRMADIEGVEWIRLHYAYPNQFPLDLLDVIAEKPNVCKYLDIAFQHISDHMLDRMRRHVSKQETLDLIAEIRRRVPGIHLRTTLLVGFPGETDEDFEELKEFVTEARFERMGAFSYSEEEGTYSAKHYKDNVPEDVKQARLDELMAIQQGISEELEAEKVGKTFKVIIDRKEGEYYVGRTEFCSPEVDPEVLISSTDNPLRVGKFYDVRITDSDEFDLFGEVVK, from the coding sequence ATGAAGAAAAATCAGATAGATATTGTAACCATGGGCTGCTCAAAGAATCTTGTAGATTCAGAGCTAATCATGAAGCAATTTGAAGGAAACGGCTTTCATTGTACACATGATGCAAAACGTCCACAAGGTGAGATTGCTGTTATCAATACATGCGGATTCATCGAAGCTGCAAAGGAAGAAAGTATCAATACGATTCTTGAATTTATCAATAGAAAGAAGAATGGACAGCTTAATAAGCTCTATGTAATGGGCTGTCTGTCACAACGATACAAAGACGAACTTGAAGCAGAACTTCCAGAGGTAGATAAATTCTATGGTAAGTTTAATTATAAAGAATTACTGAAAGAACTTGGTAAGGCTGATGTTCCTGCATGTAACGGTGTTCGTCACCTAACGACGCCACGTCATTATGCCTATGTAAAGATTGCTGAAGGTTGTGATCGTCATTGTGCTTATTGTGCTATTCCCTTGATTACAGGTCGTCATCGTTCACGTCCTGTCGAGGATGTTTTGGATGAGGTAAGAGGACTTGTTGTTCAAGGTGTGAAGGAGTTTCAGATTATTGAGCAAGAATTGACTTACTATGGTGTAGATCTTGATGGTAAACATCATATTACTGAACTTATATCACGAATGGCCGATATAGAGGGAGTAGAATGGATTCGCCTTCATTATGCTTATCCTAATCAGTTCCCACTTGATCTTCTCGATGTAATCGCAGAAAAACCAAACGTCTGTAAATATTTAGACATTGCCTTTCAGCATATTTCTGATCACATGCTTGATCGTATGCGTCGACATGTGAGTAAGCAAGAGACGCTTGACCTAATAGCAGAGATACGTCGTCGCGTTCCTGGTATTCATCTTCGTACCACACTTCTTGTTGGTTTCCCAGGTGAGACTGATGAAGACTTTGAAGAATTAAAAGAGTTTGTTACTGAAGCTCGCTTTGAACGTATGGGTGCATTCTCTTATTCGGAGGAAGAAGGAACGTACAGTGCCAAACATTACAAAGACAATGTTCCAGAGGATGTAAAACAGGCTCGTCTTGATGAACTAATGGCTATTCAGCAAGGAATATCAGAAGAACTGGAAGCAGAGAAGGTAGGTAAAACCTTTAAGGTTATTATTGACCGTAAGGAAGGAGAATACTATGTTGGGCGCACAGAGTTCTGTTCACCAGAGGTAGATCCAGAAGTTTTGATTTCATCGACAGATAATCCTTTACGTGTAGGTAAGTTCTATGATGTTCGCATAACAGACTCTGATGAGTTTGACCTTTTTGGTGAGGTTGTAAAATGA
- the ftsY gene encoding signal recognition particle-docking protein FtsY: MGLFGLFGKKKKETLDKGLEKTKENVFSKLTRAVAGKSKVDDEVLDDLEEILVTSDVGVDTTIKIIRRIEERVARDKYVSTSELNSILKSEITALLTENNTGDNGEWTLPEGTHPYVILVVGVNGVGKTTTIGKLAWQFKQAGKKVYLGAADTFRAAAVEQIQIWGDRVGVPVVKQQMGADPASVAFDTLQSAKANGADVVIIDTAGRLHNKVGLMNELKKIKDVMKKVVPEAPHEVLLVLDGSTGQNAFEQARQFAAVTQITSLAITKLDGTAKGGVVIGISDQLKVPVKYIGLGEGMEDLQLFDKVQFVDSLFK, from the coding sequence ATGGGATTATTCGGTTTATTCGGTAAGAAGAAGAAAGAAACACTTGACAAAGGACTTGAGAAAACAAAAGAAAATGTTTTCTCAAAACTGACACGTGCAGTGGCAGGAAAGTCAAAAGTAGATGATGAGGTCTTAGACGACCTTGAAGAGATTCTTGTAACGTCTGATGTAGGTGTAGATACAACTATTAAGATTATCCGACGCATTGAAGAACGCGTTGCCCGCGATAAGTATGTTTCAACAAGCGAGCTTAATAGTATTCTTAAAAGTGAGATAACTGCATTGCTCACTGAAAATAATACTGGAGATAATGGGGAATGGACGTTACCAGAAGGTACACACCCATACGTTATACTTGTTGTCGGAGTAAATGGTGTAGGTAAGACTACAACCATAGGTAAACTTGCTTGGCAGTTTAAGCAAGCTGGAAAGAAAGTTTATCTCGGAGCAGCTGACACCTTCCGCGCTGCTGCTGTTGAGCAGATTCAGATATGGGGCGACCGTGTTGGTGTTCCTGTCGTGAAACAGCAGATGGGAGCTGACCCTGCAAGTGTTGCTTTTGATACCCTGCAAAGTGCTAAAGCAAATGGTGCGGATGTAGTGATTATTGACACGGCAGGTCGTTTGCACAATAAAGTAGGCTTGATGAACGAGTTGAAGAAGATTAAGGATGTCATGAAGAAGGTTGTTCCTGAGGCTCCACACGAAGTACTGCTTGTACTTGATGGAAGTACTGGACAGAATGCCTTTGAGCAGGCTCGTCAGTTTGCAGCTGTAACACAGATTACTTCACTTGCCATTACGAAACTCGATGGAACAGCAAAGGGTGGAGTTGTGATAGGTATCAGCGACCAGTTGAAGGTCCCTGTTAAATATATTGGATTAGGCGAAGGCATGGAAGACCTGCAACTCTTTGATAAGGTGCAGTTTGTTGATAGCCTATTTAAATAG
- a CDS encoding MFS transporter: MDTQNIPVHVRLWNKHFWLLAMANLLLVMSSYMLIATIPLRMEVRGYSMLQIALVMGVFFIGIYLFGSLSGYLVQRYRRKNVFNLSTLLLLGVTGVLYYLSNLPYNSFDYTILIGLRFIQGAFYGLSQLVLLSTLIIDTVEAVHRTEANHAATWFGRFALSLGPLAGLMVYQTMNFASVLLLSCICLAVSFVFVNLIRFPFRMPSEDFSRFSCDRFLLKGSHWLFVNVVLITTVVGILLSIEHSPRFYGMLMVGFIIAILAERFVFADADLRSEATTGMIVIGIAILLMITRNQESVSYVVPILIGLGVGLIGSRFLLFFIKMSDHCQRGTSQSTFLLAWETGIGVGLVLSYGVFNLELPLILWIGLGILAVSLILYDTFIHSWYVKHKHR; the protein is encoded by the coding sequence ATGGATACTCAAAACATACCTGTTCACGTTCGTTTGTGGAATAAGCATTTTTGGTTGTTGGCAATGGCTAATCTCTTGTTAGTTATGTCGTCTTATATGCTTATTGCTACCATACCTTTACGTATGGAAGTAAGGGGATATTCTATGTTACAAATAGCTTTGGTAATGGGTGTTTTCTTTATAGGAATATACCTCTTTGGTAGTTTATCTGGCTATCTTGTTCAACGCTATCGTCGCAAAAATGTATTTAATCTTTCAACACTATTGTTATTAGGAGTTACAGGTGTACTTTATTATTTAAGTAATCTTCCTTATAACTCTTTTGATTATACGATACTCATTGGACTTCGCTTTATACAAGGAGCTTTCTACGGACTTTCACAACTTGTTCTTCTAAGTACACTGATTATCGATACAGTAGAAGCAGTACATAGAACAGAGGCAAATCATGCTGCAACATGGTTTGGTCGTTTTGCGCTTTCACTTGGTCCTTTAGCAGGACTCATGGTATATCAGACTATGAATTTTGCTTCAGTACTTCTCTTGTCTTGTATTTGTTTGGCTGTATCCTTTGTGTTTGTCAACTTAATAAGATTTCCGTTTCGTATGCCAAGCGAGGATTTCTCTCGCTTTTCTTGCGATCGTTTTCTATTGAAAGGTAGTCATTGGTTATTTGTTAATGTAGTTCTTATCACTACAGTCGTTGGTATCTTATTAAGCATAGAACACTCTCCACGCTTTTATGGAATGTTAATGGTGGGTTTTATTATTGCAATTCTTGCTGAAAGATTTGTCTTTGCAGATGCCGACCTTCGCAGTGAAGCCACAACAGGAATGATAGTCATTGGTATTGCAATTCTACTAATGATTACTCGAAATCAGGAAAGCGTTAGCTATGTTGTACCAATTCTTATTGGTTTAGGAGTAGGACTGATTGGTAGTCGTTTCTTACTCTTCTTCATTAAGATGTCAGACCATTGTCAGCGTGGAACCAGCCAGAGTACGTTTTTACTTGCATGGGAAACTGGAATTGGTGTAGGATTAGTCCTTTCATACGGAGTATTTAATCTTGAATTACCTCTCATCTTATGGATTGGACTTGGAATTTTAGCAGTCTCACTGATTTTGTATGATACCTTTATTCATAGTTGGTACGTAAAGCATAAGCATCGATAA
- the panB gene encoding 3-methyl-2-oxobutanoate hydroxymethyltransferase: MGYLTTDKKKVTAKTLLEMKVAGEKITQMTAYDFTTAGIIDAAGIDSILVGDSASNVMAGNQDTTPITVDQMIYHARSVVRACQRCLVVCDMPFGSYQVSREDGIRNAIRIIKETGAGALKMEGGKEIADTIKGIVDAGIPVIGHLGLTPQSIHKFGGYGLRAKDDAEAEKLIEDALALDAAGVSAITLEKVPATLATKVTSMVKAATIGIGAGNGTDGQVLVYADALGMTQGFKPKFLRHFANVNKCMTEGVQEYIKCVKDTSFPSESESY; encoded by the coding sequence ATGGGATATTTAACAACAGATAAGAAAAAAGTAACTGCAAAGACATTATTAGAAATGAAGGTAGCAGGTGAGAAGATTACTCAGATGACTGCCTATGATTTTACAACAGCAGGAATTATTGACGCAGCAGGGATTGATAGTATTCTTGTTGGTGATTCTGCATCAAATGTGATGGCAGGTAATCAAGATACAACTCCTATTACAGTTGATCAGATGATTTATCATGCACGTTCTGTTGTACGTGCTTGTCAACGTTGCCTTGTTGTTTGTGATATGCCGTTTGGTTCTTATCAGGTGAGCCGTGAGGATGGTATTCGTAATGCTATCCGCATTATCAAAGAAACTGGTGCAGGTGCTCTTAAAATGGAAGGTGGTAAGGAGATTGCAGATACTATTAAAGGTATAGTTGATGCTGGTATTCCTGTTATTGGTCACCTCGGCCTTACCCCACAAAGTATTCACAAGTTTGGGGGGTACGGTCTTCGTGCAAAAGATGATGCAGAGGCTGAAAAACTTATTGAAGATGCACTTGCACTTGATGCAGCTGGTGTTAGTGCTATTACGCTTGAAAAGGTACCAGCAACTTTGGCTACAAAAGTAACATCAATGGTTAAAGCTGCAACAATTGGTATTGGAGCAGGTAATGGCACAGATGGTCAGGTGCTTGTGTATGCTGATGCTCTTGGTATGACACAGGGCTTCAAGCCTAAGTTCCTCCGTCATTTCGCTAATGTCAACAAATGTATGACAGAGGGGGTACAAGAATATATTAAATGTGTGAAGGATACGAGCTTTCCTTCAGAATCTGAGTCATATTAA
- a CDS encoding HAD family hydrolase, translated as MVKACLFDLDGVVFDTEPLYTLFWRNLDKKLRPNIDNFEHVIKGQTLVQIYDKYFTGEEEKQKEITTILYEYERNMSFNYISGFELFIKELRSKGIKTAVVTSSNLAKMQNVYNKHPEFKGYFDEILTSEDFVESKPSPDCYLKAAARFGVSPEECVVFEDSFNGLRSGIASGARVIGLATTNSVAELKPYTEEIISNYDGFTLPDH; from the coding sequence ATGGTAAAAGCTTGTTTGTTTGACTTAGATGGTGTTGTGTTTGATACGGAGCCTTTATACACTTTGTTTTGGCGTAATTTGGATAAGAAACTACGTCCAAATATAGATAATTTTGAGCATGTTATTAAAGGACAAACACTGGTTCAGATATATGATAAGTATTTTACTGGAGAAGAAGAAAAACAGAAAGAGATTACGACAATTCTATATGAATATGAGCGTAATATGTCTTTTAATTATATTTCTGGTTTTGAGTTATTTATAAAAGAACTTAGAAGTAAAGGTATAAAGACTGCTGTTGTCACAAGTTCTAATCTTGCAAAGATGCAGAATGTTTATAATAAACATCCAGAGTTTAAGGGATATTTCGATGAGATTCTTACTTCAGAAGACTTTGTAGAAAGTAAGCCATCACCCGATTGTTATCTCAAGGCTGCTGCTCGTTTTGGTGTCTCTCCTGAAGAGTGTGTTGTTTTTGAAGATAGCTTCAATGGTTTACGTTCTGGTATTGCGTCTGGAGCACGTGTAATAGGTCTTGCAACTACCAATTCTGTGGCTGAATTAAAACCTTATACAGAGGAGATAATTAGTAATTATGATGGTTTTACTTTGCCAGACCATTAA